From Sphingorhabdus sp. SMR4y:
CTAGCCCGATCAGCGAAAGCGAAAATGATGCGGATAAGGCGATCTCGATGGATTTGAGCGGGTTTCATAGGAAGGACGACTGGGAAATCCAGGCCGACGGCTTTGCCAATGGTCTGCCCTTGTCCGAGTTCGCGGGACAATGGCTGCCGGTGTCCGGGATCGATGCCGATCTGGTCGAGGCCTGGAGCGATCTGGCCGGGCAGGCCAGCGAACCGAATATATTTTATGAGCACTGGTTTCTGCGTCCGTCGCTGGCGCATCTCGACCATCATCGCGACCTGAAGCTGTTTCTGCTCTGGGCCGGTGAGCCCCGCCACTCCCAATTGCTGGGTCTGTTGCCGCTCGCTCCGGAAAAGCCATATGGCCGCTGGCCGGTACCCTTTGTGCAAAACTGGATGCATCACAATTGCTTTCTCGGGACACCGCTGGTCCGCAAGGGGCTTGAATCAATCTTCTGGGAAAAGCTGCTCGGCGCACTGGACGAAAGCGAGTGGCCGGGGTTCCTGCATATTAAGGGAATGACCATAAACGGCCCGCTGGACAAAGCCTTGCGGGCGGTGTGTCAAGGCTGGGAACGGCGCTGCGATCTGGTGCATAGCGAGGCAAGGGCGCTGCTTGAGGGCGACGTCACGGCAGACGAATATTACCGGACGAACATCCGCAAGAAGAAACGCAAGGAACTGCTCCGCATAAAACGCCGGCTGGGCGAGATTGGCGAGTTGCAATTCGGCTGCCATCGGGACGGGGACAATCTTGACGCATGGATTGACGAATTTCTCGCGCTGGAACGCAAGGGGTGGAAAGGCAAGACCGGTTCTGCGCTCGACTGCACCGATGCGACGCGTGAATTTTTCCGCAGCGCCGTCCACGGTGCCGCACAGAGCGGGCAGCTGGAGCGACGGGATATGCGTCTCGATGGACAGCCGATCACGATGCTGGTCAGCTTCCGCTCGGGCCGCGGTGGCTTCGGATTCAAAACCGCTTTTGATGAGGAATATTCAAACTATTCGCCCGGAGTGCAGTTGCAGATTGAAAATCTCGCATGCCTCGACAGCGAGACTCTCGACTGGGTCGATAGCTGTGCCTCCGAAGGCCACCCGATGATCGATGGCCTGTGGGTTGATCGCCGTCATATCGGCCGCTTCTCCATTGAACCGAAGGGGCTTGTCGACCGCGCTGTCTTCCGCGGCGTGAGACTGGGCGAGCGAATGATGGGCAAGATCAGGAAGCGCGTGATTTTCGATCCGGCAGAGGAGCAGTCATGAACCAGATTTCTCACAGAAACAGTTTCCGGTCACCGGTTTTCGGTGCGGATATGCGGCGGCAATTCGAGGCCTGCTATCCCGAACAGGCGCAGCTTTTTGATCATGACATGCTCTCGCACGATCTGTTGACGCTCGATGCGCTGGCGAAACTGGGTGAGGCGCTGCCGCAGGCGAGTGTCGAATATAACCCCGGCGATCTGCCGGTCGGCATCAGGCCGGAGGATGTGCCAGACAATGGCATGTCCATCGGCGACACGATCCGGATGATCGACAAGTCGGCGAGCTGGGCGGTGCTCAAGAATATCGAGCAGATGCCGGAATATGAAGAATTGCTGCTTTCGCTGCTGGCGGAGATCCGGCCGATACTGGAGGCCAAGACCGGCCAGATGCTCAAGCCCCAAGGCTATATCTTCGTGTCTTCGCCGGATGCGGTGACGCCTTATCATTTCGATCCGGAACATAATATCCTGCTGCAATTGCGCGGCGCAAAATGGATGACCACTTTCCCGGCCGGAAACGCCCGCTTTGCTGCTGACGAGATCCACGAGGGCTATCATTGCGGCGGCCACCGCAATCTGGTCTGGCAGGATGATTTCGAGGCCGAGGGCACGCGCCACCATCTGACGCCCGGCAAGGCTATTTTCGTGCCGGTCATGGCGCCGCATCATGTGCAGAACGGGCCGGAGCCGAGCATCTCGCTATCGATCACCTGGCGCAGCGACTGGAGCTTTGAAGAGGCCGACGCACGGGCGTTCAATGGCTGGTTGCGCAAGCGGGGGATCACGCCGCGGGCACCGGGGCGCTTTCCGGCGCGGAACCGGGCGAAGGCGCTGGCGTGGCGGGTGTTGCGGAAGATATCGGGGCAATAAGCTCAGCAACAGGCGCTTCTCTAAGGAGGGGGCTTAGGGACGGCCACGACTTAAGGGAAATCCATTCCAAAAAATCCGGGCGATTTGAATTTCGGGGAGCGAAGCTGGTCGGGGCAGAGGATTCCCATCCCCTTCACCCCGAAACCATCCCACTTGACATTCCCCCCGCCGCCGTCACTCTCTCCTGCAAAACAGGGAGAGAGAAGATGGCCACCAGCATCGCCGCAGCGCCGATCAGCATGGACGCCTTTATCGAGAGGCAGGCGCGGGGGGATGCGGTGGTGAATATCGTGCTGGCCGGCGGGATCAATTACTGGCTGACCCGTGATCTGCCTTTTGTTCCTGCAACGCTGCCCTTTGGCGATTCCGCGCCCAGTCTGGGTGGAACATTGATTGCCATAGCCGTGCTGATGAGCCTGATGCTGACCTTGATCGTCTATCCGATCACCGTGGCGCAACGCAAATCGGGCAAGGTCGCGCCCGGGCTGGCTGCGGACTTCCGGGTCGGGACTGCACCATTTGTGCTGGCGTTCAAACATCTGGCGATGACATTGATCCCAGCCTTTCTGATCGTGATGGTGCTGCAGGGTGCGGGGCCTGAGCTGCGCTTCACGCCGATGGCTTTTTCCGCTATCGTGACAATCATCGCTGGGCTACTGGCCTATTTCATGTCGAAGAGCACGACGCGGGCGGCGCTGGCTCCATGATCATTATCACCGCATCGATCTCCACCCTCTTTGTCGCCAGTTCGGACGAGATCATTGCGCTATGCGCCGAGCATAGCGCCCGGTCCCGCGCGGAACCGGGCTGCATATCGCACCATATTCACGTTGATTGCGAAGACCCGACGCGCCTGTTCTACCACGAGCAATGGCAGGACGAAGCCGCCGTCGCCGCGCATTTCGCACTGCCGGAATCGCGGGAGTTCGTCAGACGCCTGACCGCGCTGGTCGGCGAACGGCCGGAGATGCAGATATATCGGGCCGACCCGGTTTCGATGGCGGACTTGTCGTGAAATGAGTTGCGTTCGTGGTGAGCTTGTCGAACCACGCCTATCGTCGAGAAGTGCCCTTCGACAAGTTCAGGGCTAACGGCATTCACCGAGCACCACCATCGGCAAGCCTCAATTGGCTTTCCGCGCCCCCTAGAACTGTTTGCGGAAATCGATCTCGACATAGCGTCCGACCGGATCGAGATAGCCTTGCTGATAGCTTAGCGGGATCAGGCCGCTGTCATCGCGGACGGTCTGGATATCATTGAAAATATTGTCGATCTTGAAGGCGATACGGCTGCCCTTCAGAAACGGAATTTTCTCGGTCAGATTGCCGCGGTCGTCGAGGTTTATGAACATCCGCAGGTTGAGCGTGGTCAGGTCGGAGAAGCGCAGGTCCGAACCGGTGAGGCCGCCGTCGACACGGGTTGCGGTCTGGTGCTCGCCGCTAAGTCGGAAGCCGATGCCATCGTTGAACCAGCCGCCGTTGATCTCGAACTCGTGCCGCGGGCTGCCGCCGGTCGAGCCGGTGGCTGAACCGTTCAGCAGGTCGAGCTCGTCAACGCCGTCGCGGATCTTGATCCTGTCCTCCAGACGGATGGTGTGAAAGGCGGAAAGTTGCCAGCGCCCGCCGCTGGGCCGGCCACCTGCGCCGCGGCCACCGCGCGGTGCTGCGGGACGCGCTTCCGTATTGCCTTCGGGCGCCGCGCCTTCTGCCGGCTTTTCGCCTTGCGGTCCGCCTTGCGGAGCGCTTCCGCCAGCCGGCCGTGCTGCCCGGTCCCCTCTGCCCGGGCCGCCGCCACGCTGCTGGCCAAAGCGTTTGGAAAAATCGATTCCATAGCGGATGCGCTCGCTGCTGACGTTGGCGTAGCTGACCGGCCTCTGGTCAATTGCGACCAGGCGTCCGCTGGCATCGCGGGTCACGCGGTCGGGAAAGGCCGCTTCGATTTCCGGGGTCAGCAGCGGGAAGCTGGAGGCGACATTGTCGCTGCTGTTGCGGAAATATTCGCCGAGAAAGGTGAAACCGTCCAGCCACTCGGGCCGGTAATTGACGGCCAGCTTGATATCCCGCTGTTTCTCCGCCGGCAGCGACAGATTGCCGCCGGTAGTGATCGAGGCCAGCACGGTTTCGCCGTTGGTGAAGTCGAAGATATTGACATTGGGCGTGATAATCAGCGGATTGCCGAGCTGGGCAATGGTTGGCGCGGCGTCCTCGCCAATGGCAGAGGCGGAGAAGACCAGTCCGTCCAGCGGTTCCCAGTTCACCCCGAAGCCGAATTCGACCAGACCGCCGAAATCGGACAGCTCGGAATAGCCGAAATTACCGTTGATCGACAATTTTCCGATCGCTTCCACGACGTCGATATTCTCGTCGGCCAGCGGGATGTCGATGTTGATCCCGGTGCTGATTTCATCGCGGCTGAGGTCGGTTGTCGTGGCAATTCCGCCGCGCGTTTCCCGGCTGTCCAGATCTTCACGATTATAGCCGGCACGGATCGTAGTGGTGACGGCACCGGAAGGTAGAACCAGCAAGGTGCCCGAGAGGGTGGCGAGATTGTTGATCGTCTGGTCGACAACCTTCGCGGTGTCGGTGACAGGTGCCCCGAGCAAGGGGCCGAAGCTGACCGCCAGCGGATCGACCGTACCGGCGTCAATGGCCGCCTGCAGCGCGCTGATGTCACCGGACCGATCGGTATCGGTGTTGACCTGGGTGCGGGTGTAATCGCTGGTCAGCGACCAGCGCCAGTCGCTCAGCATGCCGTTCAGGGTCAGGCCGGCCTGCGCGGTGTTGGTTTCCTGCACCCGGCGCAAGGGGCCATATTCGGTGAAATAGCGGAACAGCGGGTCGCCGGCGACGTCTAGCGTGCCGCCGGGCAGGCCCTGCAGGCCGCGCGACTTGTCATAGACATAACCGCCGTTCAGCGACAGCGACATGCCATTGTCGAACGACCGGCTGTAATTGGCATTGAGTTCCACATTGTCGGAGGGTGCGGCCAGCGTGCGGAAATCGCCGAGATTGACCAGTTCGCCGGCCGCATCCTGCACGATGTCGCGTTCGCTTTCGGTGATCGCAGTATTATTCTGCCATTCCAGGTTGATATTGACGCGGCTGTTCCTGCCGATGCGGGTGATCGTGCTCTCCACTTCCGAACGGCCCTGTGCCCCTTGCGTGGGAACGCCATATTCCGCCGAGACGCTGACGCCGGTATAATTGTCCTTGAGCACGAAATTGATCACGCGCTGGTCGGGGCGATAGCCATATTGCAGCGCCAGTTCTTCGGGGAAAACCTGAACCGTGCGGATCGCTTCGGGTGGCAGGTCGCGGATCTCGCGGAAACCGGACGTGCGCTGGCCGTTGATCAGAACGACCGGCCGGCCGCTGCCGCGTCCCCGGCTGGAGGTGGTCTGCGAGGAAATCGCCTCGAGCAGGTCCTGCACCGATGACACGCCATAGCTTGCGATATCCTCTTCGCTCAGTTCGACGACGGGCGGTATCTCGGTGACGACCGCTCCGCGCGGACGCTCGGCGATGACGACAATTTCTTCGTCGGCATAGTCCGTTTCCGTATCGGAAATTTGCGCGCTGGCAGGGGCCGGCAGCCACAGGCTTGCCAGGACAAGGGGGGAGGCGGCGAGGAGAGATTTGGGGGAGGAGATCATCTTGGGGCTCATAGCTTTTACATAGGGGGATTGAATATGTCCGAAGTGCCATGGGCTCTCCGCTAATGGTATAATTTCTTTGTATTAAATTGTCGCAAGTGAAACGTCATGCCGTGACAATCTTTATCCCATGGCCTGATGCAGCTAATCCTTCCCTTTTTGCACATTTGTCGTTATGGCGCACTGCAACACGCGGCTCTGCCGCAACATTAGGGAAAATGTACCGCCATATGGCAAAAGAAGAACTGCTAGAAATGAAGGGGATGGTTCGCGAACTGCTCCCCAACGCCATGTTCCGGGTCGAACTGGAAAACGGCCACGAAATTTTGGGCCACACCGCCGGCAAGATGCGCAAGAACCGCATTCGCGTGCTGGTCGGCGACGAAGTGCTCGTCGAACTCACGCCCTATGATCTGACCAAGGGTCGCATCACCTATCGTTTCAAATGATGGTATGCCGTTCGTCCTGAGCCTGTCGAAGGACAGCTGTCGGCAGGCGGCATATTGTGGCGCAAGGCTTCGACAAGCTCAGCCCGAACGGTTTAGAGGATATTGTTTTCGATGAAACTGGTCCTTGCCTCCTCGAGCCCCCGCCGTCTGGAACTGCTCGGTCGTCTGGGCGCCACGCCGGACCGGATCATCTCTCCCGATATCGACGAAACACCGCGCAGGGGCGAATTGCCGCGCAACTATGTCGTGCGCATGGCGCAGGAGAAGGCTGCTGCAGTCGAACGGGCTGATGGTGAAATTCTGCTCGCGGGCGATACCACGGTTGCCGTGGGGCGCCGGATATTGGGGCAGGCCGGTGATGCAGCCGAGCAGCGCAAATTTCTGCAACTGGTCAGCGGGCGGCGCCATCATGTGATGTCGGCGGTCTGCGTGATCGCGGCCGACGGCATGGTGCGCACGAAATTGTCGGATAGTATTGTCAAATTCAAGCGCTTCGAGACCCATGAGATCGAAGCCTATATCGCCACCGGCGAAGGGCAGGGCAAGGCCGGCGGCTATGCGATCCAGGGCACGGCAGAAGCCTTTGTCACCTGGATGGCGGGCAGCTACAGCGGCGTCATGGGTCTGCCTCTATATGAAACCCGCAACCTGTTGATCAGCGCGGGTTATCCCCTTGGCTGAATTTGCCAGCGGCTGGCTTTACGAAGCCGGGATCGGTGAAAACCGGGCATTGCGGCTGGAAAATGGTGATCTGGCCCAGGTACGCGTTGAACGCGCGGGGGCGAGTGCCAGAGCCGGCGCGGTACTCGATGCGAAATTCACCCGTCAATGGGTGGCCGGAAAATCCGGAATCGTGACCTTGCCCGGGGGGCAGGAGGCCTTGCTGCAGCCGCTTCCCGATGGTCTGACCGAAGGGGCGATGGTCCGGGTGGAGATTGTCAGAGCCGCGATGACAGAGCGAGGCGGGCAGGCAAAGCGGGCCAAGGCGCGACCCGCTGAACCGGACCGTCCCGCGGGTGAAGGACCGGATCTGCTGGCGGAGATCAGCGCCAGCGGCTTGCCGGTGAGACAGGTGCATACGCATGAAGACGATGTTTTTGCCCAGCACGGCTGGCACGAAGCCATTGAGCAGGCGGAAAGCGGACGAATAGACTTCGCGGGTGGCAGCCTTTTGCTGTCGCTGACCCCGGCGATGACAGTGATCGATGTCGACGGGCCACTGCCGCCATTTGAACTGGCAAAGCGGGCGACCCGGGAAATCGCGCTGGCGCTGGTCCGATTTGATATCGGCGGCAATATTGGCGTCGATTTCCCGACGCTGGAAGCCAAGGCCGAGCGCAACGTCGTCGCCACTCTCTTTGATGAGAATATGACCGGCAATTGCGAACGGACCGCGATCAACGGTTTCGGTTTCATGCAGATTGTCAGGCGCAAGGCCCGGCCGTCGCTGCCCGAAATCATGCAGGCGAACCGCGCGATCAACGCGGCGCTGAAACTGCTTCGGCAGTCGGAACGGGATCGCGGGACCGGTGCGCTTTGCCTGACGGTGCATCCGGCTGTAGCGAACAAGTTGACCGCGCCGCTGCTGGAGGAACTGGCGAAACGGACGGGGCGATCCGTATCACTTGAACCGCGCGGCGAGATTGCGATTGAGGGCGGCTTGATCGGGTGACTGCGGCCAAGCTTGCAATTCCTCTGCCCGTTCTGCAAAGCCTGCGCATGACCGATATTATTCTTTACGATTACTGGCGCAGCTCGGCGAGCTACCGCGTGCGCATCGCGCTCAATCTCAAAGGCGTTTCCTACACAGCGATTAACACCAGCCTGCTCGATGGTGACCAGAAGGCTCCGGCCTATGTTGCACGCAATCCGCAGGGTTTCGTGCCGATGCTGTGCATCGACGGGCATGACCTGACCCAGTCGCTGGCTATTATCGACTATCTTGATGCGAAATATGACGACCCGCCAATGGTGTCCAGTGATCCGGCCGAACGGGCGAACACGCTGGCGCAGGCTCTGGTCATCGCCGCCGACATTCACCCGGTGAACAATCTGCGGATATTGAAATATCTGAAGGCGGAACTGGGGCAGGATCAGGAAATAATCGACACCTGGTACCGCCACTGGATTGCAGAAGGCTTTGCTGCACTGGAAGCGCTGGCGCCGGAAAGCGGACTATTTGGCGGAGATCAGCCCAATCTAGCCGATATTTGCCTGGTGCCGCAAATGTACAATGCCCGGCGGTTCGATCTGGACCTGCAGGATTTTCCCAGACTGGTGCGGATTGATGCGGCTTGCAACCAGCGCGAGGCTTTTCAGAAAGCCGCTCCCGAAGCAGTGAAGGATCAATGACATGACAATCGAAGGTGGATGCTATTGCGGAGCGGTGCGGTACAGGGCCGAGGGCGAACCGATGCTGAAAGCGGAATGTTTCTGCCGCGAATGCCAATATACGACCGGCGGCAACAGTCTGCTGCTGATGGCCATGCCGGCGGACGGGTTTGAAATCACCAGGGGTGCCGTCAAGGATTTCAAACGGGATGATCTCGAAAATGGCGTCACCCGCCAGTTTTGCGCTGAGTGTGGTACCCATTTGGCGACCCGCGCGCCGGGCTTTGAAGTGGCTGTGATCCTGAAAGTCGGAACGCTGGATGATCCGAGTGTCTTCGGCAAGGCGGACAGCGCCCATTTCGCCTGTGACGCGCAGGACTATCACCGGCTGCCGGACGATATGCCGGTCCATCAGAAGTGGATGAACGGCTAAGCCATGAAAACATCAGTTTTGGCCTATCCGTTATTGGCATCAATGGCGCTGGTGCCTGTTCCCGCATGGGGGCAGCAGCAAGACAGCGACAAGGTTGACCAGATTGTGTTTGCCGACATGCGTTTGCCCGCCATTGTCGTCACCGGATTGCCGGAAGCGCTCGCCGAGGATGTTTACAACGCGACCGAAATTACATTCGATCCTGCACAGACCGTTGAAAACAGTCTGCGCGATGTGCCCGGACTGCAACAATTTCGCCGCTCCGACGCGCGTTCCGCCAATCCCACCAGCCAGGGCGTTACGCTGCGCGGGCTGGGTGGCAATGCCTCTTCCCGGGCCTTGCTGATCCTTGACGGTGTGCCGCAAGCGGATCCCTTTGGCGGCTGGGTCGCCTGGCCTGGCTATGATGCGCTGGCTCTTGGCAGCGCCCGGATTACCCGCGGTGGCGGCAGCGTGACCGACGGGCAGGGCGCGATATCCGGAACCATCGAATTGTTCAGCGATACTGTCGGTGACCGGATCGAGCTGGGTGCGGCTTACGGCAGCCGCAACAGCGTCGACGCGGATCTGCTGTTCGGCCGCAAACTGGGGCAGGGACAGCTCACTATTTCTGCCAATTATGCCCGCGGTGACGGCTTCATTCCGATCATCGAAGGCCAGCGCGGTTCGGTGGATCGCCCGGCGGAATATGAGCAGGCCGGTCTTGCTGTCCGCTTTGTCGCGCCGCTGTCCGATACTGTCGAGCTGCAGACCAATGTCCGCGCCTTTACCGACGATCGCGAACGCGGCTTTGCTTTCAGCGAGAACCACAATGACGGCGCAGATGCCAGCATCCGGCTGGTCGATCGCTATTCCGACTGGCAATGGTCGGCACTCGCCTATGTCCAGATCCGCAATTTCGATGTCAGCTTTGGCGGGGTCGCGGATGATCGCAATTCGGTCAATCGCGTGTTTGAACAGTTCAGCGTGCCATCGACCGGCCTCGGCGCGCGCTTTGAGGTGCGCCCCCCCGTGGGCGACAGTGTCGAACTTCGCCTCGGCGGTGACTGGCGGCGCACCGAGGGGACGACCAAGGAGAATTTCTTCTTTGCCGATAACGACACGCCGCGTCGCAGCCGCAGGGCAGGGGGCAGCACATCGACCTATGGCGGGTTTGTTGAAGCAAGCGTGCAGGCAAGCGATGCGCTGGTCCTGACCGGTGGCGGGCGTTTGGATTTCTGGTCGATCGATGGCGGTTTCCGCAAGGAGATAGAGCTGATCAGTCCCTTTCCCGGCGCGGTCCGGACGGACGAGAATTTTGCCAGTCGCAGCGATACCGAATTCACCGGTCGCGGCGGTTTTGCCTATGACATGAATGATCAGCTCACGTTCCGCGGTGCCGCCTATCTTGGCTGGCGTCTGCCGACGCTGAACGAACTGTTCCGGCCCTTCCGGGTTGGCTCCGATGCAACCGCGGCCAATGAATTGCTTGAACCGGAGAGGGTCAAGGGCGCCGAGCTGGGTCTGGACTGGCAGAATGGCCCTGTCACGCTTGGCCTGACCGCCTTTTATAACCAGCTGGACAATGCCGTTGCGAATGTGACCCTGGCCAATGGTCCGGGCGTTTTTCCGGGCGTCGGCTTTGTCGCGGCGGATGGAACCTATAGCCAGCGGCAGAATCTTGATGCGATAAAATCCCGTGGCGTTGAAATCGACGCTTTGTTCGATCTCGGAAAGCTGGTGGACGGTCTGACCGTCCGCGCGGCCTATGCCTATGTCGACGCGGAGGTGGACGGCTCGGGTGACGCGGCTGCCGTCGACGGCTTTCGTCCGGCACAGGTGCCGCGGCACAATGCATCCGGCTCGATACGCTGGGAAAATGATGCCGGTACCGGCGCCAGCCTGTCGGCCCGCTATGTCGGCCAGCAATATGAGGACGACGTCAATATTCTCAGTCTTGCCGACGCTTTTACCCTTGATGGCCGGTTGGCGCTGGCCGTCAATGATCGCCTGCTGGTTGAAACCCGGGTTGAAAATCTTCTCGATGCCCGCGTAGAGGCTGCTGTCAGCAACAACGGAATAATAGAACGCGCCTTCCCCCGGACATTTTGGGTTGGACTTCGCGCCAAAATTGAATAAATATTATTTATGACCTTTAAGCTCGACGATTATCTGCCCTACCAGCTCTCAACGACGTCCAACGCCGTCAGTGACGTGATCGCGGGCGAGTATAAAAGTCTTTTCGGGCTGAAGATTCCGGAATGGCGGGTGATGTCGGTGCTTGGAACGCGCGGTGCCTCGACCCAAAGGCAACTGGTTGAGGCGACGTTGATGGACAAGGTGACCGTCAACCGGGCTGTGAAGAATCTCGTTGATCGCGCCTTGCTCGACCGCAGTCCCAATACCGCTGACGGCCGTTCGCACCATTTGCT
This genomic window contains:
- a CDS encoding putative quinol monooxygenase, which gives rise to MIIITASISTLFVASSDEIIALCAEHSARSRAEPGCISHHIHVDCEDPTRLFYHEQWQDEAAVAAHFALPESREFVRRLTALVGERPEMQIYRADPVSMADLS
- a CDS encoding Maf family protein translates to MKLVLASSSPRRLELLGRLGATPDRIISPDIDETPRRGELPRNYVVRMAQEKAAAVERADGEILLAGDTTVAVGRRILGQAGDAAEQRKFLQLVSGRRHHVMSAVCVIAADGMVRTKLSDSIVKFKRFETHEIEAYIATGEGQGKAGGYAIQGTAEAFVTWMAGSYSGVMGLPLYETRNLLISAGYPLG
- a CDS encoding GNAT family N-acetyltransferase; the protein is MDLSGFHRKDDWEIQADGFANGLPLSEFAGQWLPVSGIDADLVEAWSDLAGQASEPNIFYEHWFLRPSLAHLDHHRDLKLFLLWAGEPRHSQLLGLLPLAPEKPYGRWPVPFVQNWMHHNCFLGTPLVRKGLESIFWEKLLGALDESEWPGFLHIKGMTINGPLDKALRAVCQGWERRCDLVHSEARALLEGDVTADEYYRTNIRKKKRKELLRIKRRLGEIGELQFGCHRDGDNLDAWIDEFLALERKGWKGKTGSALDCTDATREFFRSAVHGAAQSGQLERRDMRLDGQPITMLVSFRSGRGGFGFKTAFDEEYSNYSPGVQLQIENLACLDSETLDWVDSCASEGHPMIDGLWVDRRHIGRFSIEPKGLVDRAVFRGVRLGERMMGKIRKRVIFDPAEEQS
- a CDS encoding TonB-dependent receptor, giving the protein MKTSVLAYPLLASMALVPVPAWGQQQDSDKVDQIVFADMRLPAIVVTGLPEALAEDVYNATEITFDPAQTVENSLRDVPGLQQFRRSDARSANPTSQGVTLRGLGGNASSRALLILDGVPQADPFGGWVAWPGYDALALGSARITRGGGSVTDGQGAISGTIELFSDTVGDRIELGAAYGSRNSVDADLLFGRKLGQGQLTISANYARGDGFIPIIEGQRGSVDRPAEYEQAGLAVRFVAPLSDTVELQTNVRAFTDDRERGFAFSENHNDGADASIRLVDRYSDWQWSALAYVQIRNFDVSFGGVADDRNSVNRVFEQFSVPSTGLGARFEVRPPVGDSVELRLGGDWRRTEGTTKENFFFADNDTPRRSRRAGGSTSTYGGFVEASVQASDALVLTGGGRLDFWSIDGGFRKEIELISPFPGAVRTDENFASRSDTEFTGRGGFAYDMNDQLTFRGAAYLGWRLPTLNELFRPFRVGSDATAANELLEPERVKGAELGLDWQNGPVTLGLTAFYNQLDNAVANVTLANGPGVFPGVGFVAADGTYSQRQNLDAIKSRGVEIDALFDLGKLVDGLTVRAAYAYVDAEVDGSGDAAAVDGFRPAQVPRHNASGSIRWENDAGTGASLSARYVGQQYEDDVNILSLADAFTLDGRLALAVNDRLLVETRVENLLDARVEAAVSNNGIIERAFPRTFWVGLRAKIE
- the infA gene encoding translation initiation factor IF-1, with product MAKEELLEMKGMVRELLPNAMFRVELENGHEILGHTAGKMRKNRIRVLVGDEVLVELTPYDLTKGRITYRFK
- a CDS encoding ribonuclease E/G, which encodes MAEFASGWLYEAGIGENRALRLENGDLAQVRVERAGASARAGAVLDAKFTRQWVAGKSGIVTLPGGQEALLQPLPDGLTEGAMVRVEIVRAAMTERGGQAKRAKARPAEPDRPAGEGPDLLAEISASGLPVRQVHTHEDDVFAQHGWHEAIEQAESGRIDFAGGSLLLSLTPAMTVIDVDGPLPPFELAKRATREIALALVRFDIGGNIGVDFPTLEAKAERNVVATLFDENMTGNCERTAINGFGFMQIVRRKARPSLPEIMQANRAINAALKLLRQSERDRGTGALCLTVHPAVANKLTAPLLEELAKRTGRSVSLEPRGEIAIEGGLIG
- a CDS encoding transcriptional regulator, translated to MNQISHRNSFRSPVFGADMRRQFEACYPEQAQLFDHDMLSHDLLTLDALAKLGEALPQASVEYNPGDLPVGIRPEDVPDNGMSIGDTIRMIDKSASWAVLKNIEQMPEYEELLLSLLAEIRPILEAKTGQMLKPQGYIFVSSPDAVTPYHFDPEHNILLQLRGAKWMTTFPAGNARFAADEIHEGYHCGGHRNLVWQDDFEAEGTRHHLTPGKAIFVPVMAPHHVQNGPEPSISLSITWRSDWSFEEADARAFNGWLRKRGITPRAPGRFPARNRAKALAWRVLRKISGQ
- a CDS encoding GFA family protein, with product MTIEGGCYCGAVRYRAEGEPMLKAECFCRECQYTTGGNSLLLMAMPADGFEITRGAVKDFKRDDLENGVTRQFCAECGTHLATRAPGFEVAVILKVGTLDDPSVFGKADSAHFACDAQDYHRLPDDMPVHQKWMNG
- a CDS encoding MarR family winged helix-turn-helix transcriptional regulator, with product MTFKLDDYLPYQLSTTSNAVSDVIAGEYKSLFGLKIPEWRVMSVLGTRGASTQRQLVEATLMDKVTVNRAVKNLVDRALLDRSPNTADGRSHHLLLSSAGRDLYGKILPAAQAMDKKIMSVLSVEEKAELSAMLARIKTSADTIAAE
- the maiA gene encoding maleylacetoacetate isomerase, whose protein sequence is MTDIILYDYWRSSASYRVRIALNLKGVSYTAINTSLLDGDQKAPAYVARNPQGFVPMLCIDGHDLTQSLAIIDYLDAKYDDPPMVSSDPAERANTLAQALVIAADIHPVNNLRILKYLKAELGQDQEIIDTWYRHWIAEGFAALEALAPESGLFGGDQPNLADICLVPQMYNARRFDLDLQDFPRLVRIDAACNQREAFQKAAPEAVKDQ